AGCCTCTCCGCCTCGCGGTATTTGCCCGACTCGAGCATCTTGAGGGCTTGCTCGAATGATAATCGCTCATCGGCTGCCGCCGGACCTGTCGACCACAAAAGGACCAACAGGGCGGCCGCCAGTGCATATTTTATAATAAGATCAGGCACTACAGAGAATATTTCCCGAAATCTTCGGGGTTTATTTTTTTCAGTCTATCGGCCAGCGATTCGGGGTCATTGGATAGTTCCGTCTGCTGCTCCCCCTCCTTAAGATTGAAAAGTGCCTCCTCGACAAAAATCGGAGCCCCGGCCTTGAGCGCCAGCGCGATTGAATCGGATGGACGAGCGTCAATAGCCAGAGTTTTCCCGTCGCTCTTAAGCAGAACCCGGGCATAAAATGTCTGCTCCTTCAATTCGGTAATCTCGACCTTCTCCACCTCAGCCGACAAGACACCTATCACCATCTTGAGCAGGTCGTGAGTCATGGGACGCTTGGAACCGATGCCCGAGAGCTCCATGGCGATCGCCCAGGCTTCCGAG
This sequence is a window from Candidatus Zixiibacteriota bacterium. Protein-coding genes within it:
- a CDS encoding bifunctional nuclease family protein; translated protein: MAMLEVRVDGLALDMTTNSPVVILAPLHINKVLPIWIGHSEAWAIAMELSGIGSKRPMTHDLLKMVIGVLSAEVEKVEITELKEQTFYARVLLKSDGKTLAIDARPSDSIALALKAGAPIFVEEALFNLKEGEQQTELSNDPESLADRLKKINPEDFGKYSL